The nucleotide window AGAAAATAAAAATACTAATATTTATTATACTAGCTCAAAATACAATTTAATTGATTTTGATACACTAAAAAAGGTTTATGGCTACAATTTTACAACTAATCTTGTACAAGATGAAAGTGAGATAAAAGCATCTGCTGATAGTAACATTTTTATATCTGATAAAGAAGAATTTAGAGAATTTAATTTGAATAAAAATGTAGATTTTTTTGTAAACACTTATACTAATTTGGGTAGTGTTTTATTGGTAAATGGAGATCAAAACAACGCCTATACTTCAGAAATTCAACATGTAAGGAGAAGAGAAAGTGTTGCAATGACGCCTCTAAATTCGCTTTTAGCACTAAACAAGTTTTTAGGTAAAACTCATCAAAATAAAATTACTACAAATAGTAATTCTAAAAACGATGTACAGGAAATTATTAAAGAAATTACTGGTACAAAAACTACGCCTTTAGTTGGTTCTAGTGGTTTGTCTATTCAATATGCAATTATGATGGGCTTAGTAGATGATGCCAAGCAAAACCATAAAAATAAAGCCATAAAATTTATTGTTCCTCCAAATTGTTATGGAGGTACAAATGACCAAGCAAGAAGAGTTGCAGCTTTAGACCCAAATATTGAGGTTGTTGATTTACCTGTAGATGGAGAAAATGATATGGTTTCTAGTATAGATCGTATTTTAGATGAAATTGCTAAAGAAGATGCTGTACCTTATATTATCGCAGAAATTCCTACGAATCCGAGGGTTGAAGTTCCAAATCTTGATGATTTAAAATCAGTTTTAACTAAAAAGCGCAAAACTAATTCTGGAGAAGTTGCTATTGATGCACTTTTTATATTAGACCAAACTTTCTGCCCTAATTATCAGTTTTTGGGAGAAGGAGAAATTTTATCTACTTGTAGAAGTATTTCTTATGCAAGTGGCTCTAAATTTCCAAGTGGAGGAAAATGTACAGCTGGTTATTGTGTTTCTAATGATAAAGCAAAAAGTGTAATGCAGAAAATTGAGCATCATTTAACTCTATGTGATAATGAAGCTACAAAGCAACAATATAATATTTTAGTTGAACAATTACCTAGTATGATTTCTAGAATATCTGATGCATATAAAAATACTAGGGAGTTTGTAACCTTTATAGAAACTGTGCTTCCAAATGCTAAAATTAATTTTGTCACTAAAGAATTAGCAGAGCAAGGTTTCACTCCTTCTGTTTTCTCTCTAGATTTACCAACAAAAGGAAATTCAGCAGCAGAAAAAGAAGCCTATAAAAGAGAATTGAATTTAAAATTGATTAATTTAATGATTACAGAAATTCCAAATGAAAGTAAATTCTGTGTTAGTTATGGTCAATTAAAAGGTTGTTATTGGACAATTCCTGCTACTTCTACCCAAGGTACTACCAAGGAAGGAGACAAAGACTATATTGTTCGTGCTTCTTTATCACCAAATTTAGATTTAGAATTACATAAAAAAGTATTTAGCGATTTTGTAAACTCATTATAATTTAAAATTCATGAAAAACTTCTATTCAATCACTTTACTTTGCTTTTTATCCATTGGTGGAAGTTTTTCAAGTTTTGGGCAAATTCAAGAGAATGTATCTAGAGATTACACTTACAAAAAAGGCGATTTTAATGGCATTGGAAAATGGTATTTAGGTAGAGAAATTGCTTATGTAATGGGTTTTGAAGGTATTAATTGGTTAGAACGTTCTTCTCGTGAAAAAGAAGAAAATACTTCTAAATTAATTAAAAACATGAACATAAAAGCTACTGATGTCATTGCAGATATTGGTGCAGGTTCAGGTTATCACGTCTTTAAAATGGCGTCTTTAAATTATAAAGGTGATGTATATGCTGTAGATATTCAGCCAGAAATGTTGAATGCCATTTTAAGAAATCCGAAGTTTGAAAAATACACCAATATAGAACTCGTTCAAGGAGATGAAAAATCAGTAAACTTACCCGAAAATACATTCGATAAAGTTTTAATGGTTGATGTTTATCATGAATTTAGTTATCCTAAAGAAATGATTTTATCCATTAAAAAAGCTTTAAAATCAGAAGGAAAAATATATCTGATAGAATACAGAATGGAAGATACTTCTGTACCCATAAAAACCATTCATAAAATGAGTGAAAAGCAAGCTATTAAAGAACTAGAAGCTGCTGGTTTTAAGCTCGATAAAAATATCGGAAATTTACCTTGGCAACATTGCATGGTTTTTAGCAAGCAATAATTGCCAAGATATATCTAGTGACTTTCTTTTTTTAACAATTCAGGAAACTTCTTTTTAAATTTATTTAATCTAGGTACAGAAACTGCTTTCACATATCCTTGATTAGGGTTTCTCTTCTCAAAATCTTGATGATATTCCTCAGCCTCATAAAACTTAGTATGCTTAGTAACCTCAGTCACAATTTGATTGTTATAAGTAGATTTATTTAATTCATCAATCTTTGCCTCAATTATTTGTTTTTCTTCATCTGTACTATAAAAAGCAATAGACCTATATTGAGTTCCATAATCTGGATGCTGACCATCTTTAGTAGTAGGATTATGAGAACCAAAAAATACACTTACTAAAGTCTCAAAAGAAACCACATCTGGGTTATAATAAACTGCAACAGTTTCTGCATGACCTGTTCTGCCTGTTCCAATAGATTGATAAGTAGGATTTTTTGTTTGACCTCCTGCATAACCAGAAACTGCCTCTTCTACTCCTCTTACACTCTCAAAAATAGCCTCTACACACCAAAAACATCCACTTGCAAAATAGGCAACTTTGGTTTCTTTAGATGGTGTATAATTTTTAGTAATCTTATTATTTTCATTGGTCTTAGCATCTTTTTTAGAAAAACCTAAACATGAAAAAAGTAATAAAGAAAATGTAATTGTAAAAAAAGCTTTGTAAAATTTCATAAAATTAAAATATGTTTAAAATTAAAATTTGCACCAAGAACAAACTAAAAAAATTCTTGGCACAAATTTCTGAACTTTTAACTCGATAACAAAACCGAATTACAAGAATAGTCGTAAGAATGTAAAGCTTCATACAGTTTGTTTACAACTTTAGCATTTTGTTAAGAAACCTTATTGTAAAAAACGGATTAGATAGTTACTTTTGTTATTCAATTCAAACTAATTCATGGAGCATTTTATAGTTTCTGCACGTAAATATAGACCTCAAAATTTCGAGGACGTTGTTGGGCAACAAGCCATAACAAATACGTTAGAGAATGCTATTAAAAACAATCATTTAGCACAAGCTTTGTTATTTACAGGTCCTAGAGGAGTTGGTAAAACATCTTGTGCAAGAATTTTAGCTAAGAAAATAAATCAGCAAGAAGTAGAAAGTTCAGAAGATGAAGATTTTGCTTTTAATATTTTTGAATTGGATGCTGCCTCTAACAATTCTGTAGATGATATTAGAAGTTTAACAGATCAAGTACGTATACCACCACAAACTGGTAAGTATAAAGTATATATTATTGATGAGGTACACATGCTTTCGCAAGCTGCTTTTAATGCTTTCTTAAAAACACTAGAAGAACCACCTGCTCATGCAATTTTTATTCTAGCAACCACTGAGAAACACAAGATTATTCCTACAATCTTATCTCGTTGTCAAATTTTTGATTTTAAAAGAATTGGTGTTTTAGATGCCAAGAACTATTTAAAAACAATTAGTGAGAAAGAAAATATTACAGCAGATGATGATGCTTTGCATATTATAGCTCAGAAGGCTGATGGAGCAATGAGAGATGCTTTATCAATTTTCGATAGAGTTGTAAGTTTTTCTGGTAAAGAATTAACTAGAGAAGCTGTAACAGAAAACTTGAACGTTTTAGATTATGAAACGTATTTTAATATGACAAGTTTACTGTTAGAGAATAAAATTCCTGACGTTTTAAATGCCTTTAATACTATTTTAAGCAAAGGTTTTGAAGGACACCATTTTATAAATGGTTTAGCTAGTCATTTTAGAGATTTATTGGTAGCAAAAGATAAGGCTACTGTGGCTTTATTAGAAGTTGGTGACACTACTAAAAAGAAATATTTGGAGCAAGCAACTAAGGCAAATATACCTTTTTTAATGCAGGCTATTAATAAAGCAAATGATTGTGACTTAAGTTATAGAGCTAGTAAAAATCAACGATTGTTGGTAGAACTAACCTTAATGCAAATTGCCTCTATCACTTTTGATGGAGAAAAAAAAAAGTCAGCTAACTACATAATTCCTGCTACATTTTTTCAAGCATTATCACCTAAAAAACAGGAAGTTAAAGCACCTGCTTTAAACAATAAGCTTAAAACTGAGAACACTGAACAAAAAGCAAAACCTGTAAAGGAAAAACCTGTTTTAAAATCAGTACAAAGAAGATCTTCTTCATTATCATTAAAAAGTATTCATCAGAAAAAAGAAGTTAAGAAAAGGGTTGTAGAAGAAAATTTTGATAATCATCCTAAAGATAATTTTACACAAGAAGAATTACAAAAACATTGGAACATATATCACCAAAAAATGATTTCTAAAGGTGAAAATAATATGGCTACAGCTTTAGGTGTAAGTAAACCAAAA belongs to Polaribacter dokdonensis and includes:
- a CDS encoding cystathionine beta-synthase, producing the protein MTHQNIKEFIAQVVNNMPKDWVNLTTHRLDIYNESLAKSEFLTQFEALYLKNNATEEALANLPTAYDYIRLGHPLSCVLEWILSKFNNLHPDEVISFSSVTMPVLAVLRKNLLENKNTNIYYTSSKYNLIDFDTLKKVYGYNFTTNLVQDESEIKASADSNIFISDKEEFREFNLNKNVDFFVNTYTNLGSVLLVNGDQNNAYTSEIQHVRRRESVAMTPLNSLLALNKFLGKTHQNKITTNSNSKNDVQEIIKEITGTKTTPLVGSSGLSIQYAIMMGLVDDAKQNHKNKAIKFIVPPNCYGGTNDQARRVAALDPNIEVVDLPVDGENDMVSSIDRILDEIAKEDAVPYIIAEIPTNPRVEVPNLDDLKSVLTKKRKTNSGEVAIDALFILDQTFCPNYQFLGEGEILSTCRSISYASGSKFPSGGKCTAGYCVSNDKAKSVMQKIEHHLTLCDNEATKQQYNILVEQLPSMISRISDAYKNTREFVTFIETVLPNAKINFVTKELAEQGFTPSVFSLDLPTKGNSAAEKEAYKRELNLKLINLMITEIPNESKFCVSYGQLKGCYWTIPATSTQGTTKEGDKDYIVRASLSPNLDLELHKKVFSDFVNSL
- a CDS encoding class I SAM-dependent methyltransferase, giving the protein MKNFYSITLLCFLSIGGSFSSFGQIQENVSRDYTYKKGDFNGIGKWYLGREIAYVMGFEGINWLERSSREKEENTSKLIKNMNIKATDVIADIGAGSGYHVFKMASLNYKGDVYAVDIQPEMLNAILRNPKFEKYTNIELVQGDEKSVNLPENTFDKVLMVDVYHEFSYPKEMILSIKKALKSEGKIYLIEYRMEDTSVPIKTIHKMSEKQAIKELEAAGFKLDKNIGNLPWQHCMVFSKQ
- the msrA gene encoding peptide-methionine (S)-S-oxide reductase MsrA, with protein sequence MKFYKAFFTITFSLLLFSCLGFSKKDAKTNENNKITKNYTPSKETKVAYFASGCFWCVEAIFESVRGVEEAVSGYAGGQTKNPTYQSIGTGRTGHAETVAVYYNPDVVSFETLVSVFFGSHNPTTKDGQHPDYGTQYRSIAFYSTDEEKQIIEAKIDELNKSTYNNQIVTEVTKHTKFYEAEEYHQDFEKRNPNQGYVKAVSVPRLNKFKKKFPELLKKESH
- the dnaX gene encoding DNA polymerase III subunit gamma/tau → MEHFIVSARKYRPQNFEDVVGQQAITNTLENAIKNNHLAQALLFTGPRGVGKTSCARILAKKINQQEVESSEDEDFAFNIFELDAASNNSVDDIRSLTDQVRIPPQTGKYKVYIIDEVHMLSQAAFNAFLKTLEEPPAHAIFILATTEKHKIIPTILSRCQIFDFKRIGVLDAKNYLKTISEKENITADDDALHIIAQKADGAMRDALSIFDRVVSFSGKELTREAVTENLNVLDYETYFNMTSLLLENKIPDVLNAFNTILSKGFEGHHFINGLASHFRDLLVAKDKATVALLEVGDTTKKKYLEQATKANIPFLMQAINKANDCDLSYRASKNQRLLVELTLMQIASITFDGEKKKSANYIIPATFFQALSPKKQEVKAPALNNKLKTENTEQKAKPVKEKPVLKSVQRRSSSLSLKSIHQKKEVKKRVVEENFDNHPKDNFTQEELQKHWNIYHQKMISKGENNMATALGVSKPKLLPNFVIQLNLPSTLIEDHFKEGKYKFLAYLRTALNNYGLSTKIVIDKTIEEKKAYGNVGKYKILVKKNPLLDMLRQTFELDL